A single window of Arcobacter venerupis DNA harbors:
- a CDS encoding winged helix-turn-helix transcriptional regulator: protein MIKLNGKQYECPSKIPMDLVDDKWKFLILWNLSTKPLRISELSEKIPDTSQRTLSRKLKALEEVSLVQRVVFPEVPPKVEYSLTIHGERLLEIFTIMAKWGEQYAKDMDAIIE from the coding sequence ATGATAAAACTAAATGGAAAACAATACGAATGTCCAAGTAAAATACCTATGGATTTAGTTGATGATAAATGGAAATTTTTAATACTTTGGAATTTATCTACAAAACCATTACGAATTAGTGAATTATCAGAAAAAATTCCCGACACTTCACAAAGAACTTTAAGCAGAAAACTAAAAGCTTTAGAAGAAGTATCTTTGGTACAAAGAGTTGTTTTTCCAGAAGTTCCACCAAAAGTTGAATATTCACTAACAATTCATGGGGAAAGACTTCTTGAAATATTTACAATAATGGCTAAATGGGGAGAACAATATGCTAAAGATATGGATGCGATAATAGAATAA
- a CDS encoding DMT family transporter: MIKLILLGILSGAFFSTTFVFNDVMSVSGGHWLWSAFLRYFFVIIFLIIILILQGGIKRLKDVCKLFMENYWFWTISGTIGYGFFYALLCFSADYSPGWVIAATWQFTMFSGLFVFMMFGKKFPKKIWIFSFIIFVGVCLVNLSHMENFDLKALLLGGLPVLIASFFYPMGNQLVWEAKNGDHKNVPKITSKLLSNAFNKVFLMSIGSVPFWIILLIIINPPAPSDSQIITTALIAFFSGILATPIFLYARNLAKDSNEIAAVDSTQASEVGFSLIGGMIFLGNASLNLYSILGIALIMGGLLLFTKYQNA, from the coding sequence ATGATTAAATTGATTTTATTAGGAATTCTTTCTGGTGCTTTTTTTAGTACAACTTTTGTTTTTAACGATGTTATGAGTGTTTCAGGTGGACATTGGTTATGGTCTGCATTCCTTAGATACTTTTTCGTAATTATTTTTCTAATAATTATTTTAATCTTACAAGGTGGAATAAAACGACTAAAAGATGTATGCAAACTATTTATGGAAAACTACTGGTTTTGGACTATAAGTGGAACAATAGGATATGGATTTTTCTATGCTTTACTTTGTTTTAGTGCTGATTATTCACCAGGATGGGTAATTGCTGCAACTTGGCAATTTACAATGTTTTCAGGGCTTTTTGTTTTTATGATGTTTGGAAAAAAATTTCCTAAAAAAATTTGGATTTTTTCATTTATAATCTTTGTTGGTGTTTGTTTAGTAAACCTTTCACATATGGAAAACTTTGATTTAAAAGCTTTATTACTTGGTGGACTTCCTGTTTTAATTGCCTCATTTTTTTATCCAATGGGAAATCAATTGGTTTGGGAAGCAAAAAATGGAGATCATAAAAATGTACCAAAAATAACTTCAAAACTATTATCAAATGCCTTTAATAAAGTGTTTTTAATGTCAATTGGTTCTGTGCCATTTTGGATTATTTTATTAATCATTATCAATCCACCCGCACCTAGTGATTCCCAAATAATCACAACTGCATTAATAGCATTTTTTTCAGGAATTCTAGCAACTCCAATATTCTTATATGCAAGAAACTTAGCAAAAGATTCAAATGAAATAGCAGCAGTTGATTCAACACAAGCAAGTGAAGTTGGTTTTTCACTTATTGGTGGAATGATATTTTTGGGAAATGCTTCTTTAAATCTTTATTCAATTCTAGGTATTGCCCTTATAATGGGTGGATTACTTTTATTTACTAAATATCAAAATGCTTAA
- a CDS encoding YeiH family protein translates to MKTNNLNIRNTFYGVLFVGIFALIATIIADANFFKNLAISPLIIGIVLGIFYANTLRHKLPATWQSGIIFSTKYILRFGIILYGFRLTFQNLQEVGFSGVFIAFCVVFFTFIFGYVVGTRFLKLDREITILCSAGSSICGAAAVLATQSVLKNEAYKSAIAVSFVVIFGTVAMFLYPFLYKLGFFDLNASQMGVYIGATLHEVAHVVGASTALGEDVSKDAIIVKMIRVIFLVPFLILLSLWLIKTGFHSKNEKTKVVIPWFAVMFIVVVGFNSFGFLGKSTITAINFVDTFSLTMAMTALGMETSFDKFKNVGMKPFYLSLILFVWLMVIGYFLVKYIF, encoded by the coding sequence ATGAAAACAAATAATTTAAATATTAGAAATACTTTTTATGGAGTTTTATTTGTAGGTATTTTTGCATTAATTGCAACAATCATAGCAGATGCAAATTTTTTTAAGAACTTAGCAATTAGCCCACTTATTATTGGAATAGTTTTAGGAATTTTTTATGCAAATACTTTAAGACATAAACTTCCAGCTACTTGGCAAAGTGGAATTATCTTTTCTACAAAATATATTTTAAGATTTGGTATTATCTTATATGGATTTAGACTTACTTTTCAAAATCTTCAAGAAGTAGGCTTTAGTGGAGTTTTTATAGCTTTTTGTGTAGTTTTTTTTACTTTTATCTTTGGATATGTAGTTGGAACAAGATTTTTAAAACTAGATAGAGAAATTACAATTTTATGTAGTGCTGGAAGTTCTATTTGTGGAGCTGCTGCTGTATTAGCAACTCAAAGTGTATTAAAAAATGAAGCTTATAAAAGTGCAATTGCTGTATCTTTTGTGGTGATTTTTGGAACTGTTGCTATGTTTTTATATCCATTTTTATATAAATTAGGATTTTTTGATTTAAATGCTTCACAAATGGGAGTTTATATTGGAGCAACTTTACATGAAGTGGCTCATGTTGTTGGAGCATCTACTGCTTTAGGTGAAGATGTATCTAAAGATGCGATTATTGTAAAAATGATAAGAGTTATATTTTTAGTACCTTTTTTGATTTTATTATCTTTGTGGTTGATTAAAACAGGATTTCACAGCAAAAATGAGAAAACAAAAGTAGTAATTCCTTGGTTTGCTGTGATGTTTATAGTAGTTGTAGGGTTTAACTCTTTTGGATTTTTAGGCAAAAGTACAATCACCGCTATAAATTTTGTAGATACTTTTTCTCTAACAATGGCAATGACAGCTTTAGGAATGGAAACAAGTTTTGATAAGTTCAAAAATGTAGGAATGAAACCTTTTTATCTATCTTTGATTTTATTTGTTTGGTTGATGGTAATAGGGTATTTTTTAGTTAAATATATATTTTAA
- a CDS encoding LysR substrate-binding domain-containing protein, which produces MTLKELNFFYKLCENPQVTQVSQELNISQSAISLAIKSLENSLNEQLFDRIGKKLILNEKGKYFKEKTLPHYLALIDAQNIFQENKLAGNIKIAASKTISNYIMPNIYYDFLSKYSDVKMDILTINSSKIIDKILKSQLDIGLIEVDTQNSSLIKEKLCDDELIVVSSDRNHPKVAFIDAIKKRWILRETGSGTREIFINHLGEIAKDLDIFMQLQDFEEIKTIVLNNPNTVTAISKVIVQKELEEKKLFQIKLKNLELKREFYLVYHKEKSKNLLFETLIEFLKSRFI; this is translated from the coding sequence ATGACATTAAAAGAACTAAACTTTTTTTACAAACTTTGTGAAAACCCTCAAGTTACCCAAGTATCACAAGAGTTAAATATAAGTCAATCAGCAATCTCACTTGCAATTAAATCACTTGAAAATTCTCTAAATGAACAACTTTTTGACCGAATTGGCAAAAAACTTATATTAAATGAAAAAGGAAAATATTTCAAAGAAAAAACTCTTCCTCACTATTTAGCACTTATTGATGCTCAAAATATTTTTCAAGAAAATAAATTAGCTGGAAATATCAAAATAGCTGCTAGTAAAACTATTTCAAACTATATAATGCCAAATATCTATTATGATTTTTTAAGCAAATATAGTGATGTAAAAATGGATATTTTAACTATAAATTCAAGCAAAATTATAGATAAGATTTTAAAATCCCAACTTGATATTGGACTTATTGAAGTTGATACACAAAATTCAAGTTTGATAAAAGAAAAACTCTGTGATGATGAATTAATTGTTGTTTCAAGTGACAGAAATCACCCAAAAGTTGCCTTTATTGATGCTATTAAAAAAAGATGGATTTTAAGGGAAACTGGCTCAGGAACAAGAGAAATATTTATAAATCATCTTGGAGAAATAGCAAAAGATTTAGATATTTTTATGCAATTACAAGATTTTGAAGAGATTAAAACTATAGTTTTAAATAATCCAAATACAGTAACAGCAATCTCAAAAGTTATTGTTCAAAAAGAGCTAGAAGAGAAAAAACTATTTCAAATCAAACTAAAAAATCTAGAATTAAAAAGAGAGTTTTATTTAGTTTATCATAAAGAAAAATCAAAAAATCTACTTTTTGAAACCTTAATAGAATTTCTAAAAAGCAGATTTATATAA
- a CDS encoding ABC transporter substrate-binding protein, with translation MRVAGILLKSKIILIIFFITFSYSKEKVTLQLKWFHQFQFAGYYVAKEKGYYDDVDLDVEIKQRDLKYNNIQQVINNEAQYGVADSALLLNKIKDEPVVIVAAIFQHSPNVLITLKSSDINSPYDLDNKDILTYANNTDSFAIYAMFKKLGIKPNFIEKKDPYDYMKLINHEVSVTPAYLSNEPFYLKEKNIPINIINPRNYGFDLYGDMLFTNENEAINHPRRVEKFKEATLKGWEYALKHKEEVVQLIYNKYNNNKSIEHLRFEANSIEDMIDEKSIPLGTIDKGRLKYISDLYKDYGLFNNGFDIKDFIFEEFKNNLNLTKEELVYIKNKKEITYCIDPNWMPFEEILDSKHTGITLDYFKIFEKKIGIPLKLVPTSSWPESLFYVENRKCDIISLLAETPKRKEFLDFTNSYIQSPLVIVTRNDELFISEIPDISNLKNKQIGIVKDYAYIDILKKKYPNINIYEVKNVEDGLNKVKNKELYGFIDTLTTVSYVIQNKFISQLKISGKIDENWNLGIGTRNDEPLLHNIFNKAINTLTFEDKQLIFNKWIPINIGNFTDYKVIALWVLGTIFIFGIILYVFISANMKLNKEIKKREEIEKRLLSFNKLIDDHIISSSTDLKGYITDVSNAFCKISKYSREELIGKNQNIVRHPDMKSEVYKDLWKTIGENKIWDGELKDKAKDGSAYWIYTTISPKYDEFNNKIGYISIKQDITDKKIIEEISIKDGLTNIYNQRYFSDFSLKFLNSSKRNKQHISFVILDIDYFKQYNDTYGHQEGDNALRKVANTLKEFSLRSDDYCFRLGGEEFGILFKSENKDRALHFVFMILKSIEKLEIEHKNSKVSQYITVSMGLYSDYANNIIDVDDMYRKADKLLYSAKESGRNRVVSN, from the coding sequence ATGAGAGTTGCCGGAATTTTGCTTAAATCCAAAATCATATTAATAATATTTTTTATTACATTTTCATATTCAAAAGAGAAAGTAACTCTGCAACTAAAATGGTTTCATCAATTTCAATTTGCGGGATATTATGTTGCAAAAGAAAAAGGTTACTATGATGATGTTGATTTAGATGTTGAAATAAAACAAAGAGATTTGAAATATAACAACATTCAACAAGTAATAAACAATGAAGCTCAATATGGAGTAGCTGATTCAGCTTTATTATTAAATAAGATAAAAGATGAACCTGTTGTTATTGTTGCTGCAATTTTTCAACATTCACCAAATGTATTGATAACTTTAAAAAGTAGTGATATTAACTCTCCATATGATTTAGATAATAAAGATATTTTAACATACGCTAATAATACAGATAGTTTTGCAATATATGCAATGTTTAAAAAATTAGGAATTAAACCAAATTTTATTGAAAAAAAAGATCCTTATGATTATATGAAATTAATTAATCATGAAGTAAGTGTTACTCCTGCATATTTGAGTAATGAGCCATTTTATTTAAAAGAAAAAAATATACCTATTAATATTATTAATCCAAGAAATTATGGCTTTGACTTATATGGTGATATGCTTTTTACAAATGAAAATGAGGCTATAAATCATCCTAGACGAGTTGAAAAATTTAAAGAAGCCACATTAAAAGGCTGGGAATATGCATTAAAGCATAAAGAAGAAGTTGTTCAATTAATTTATAATAAATATAATAACAACAAATCAATTGAACATTTAAGATTTGAAGCAAATAGTATTGAAGATATGATAGACGAAAAGAGCATACCTTTAGGAACTATAGATAAAGGACGATTGAAATATATTTCTGATTTATATAAAGATTATGGATTATTTAATAATGGTTTTGACATAAAAGATTTTATTTTTGAAGAGTTTAAAAATAATTTGAATTTGACAAAAGAAGAACTTGTTTATATAAAAAATAAAAAAGAAATTACCTATTGTATTGACCCAAATTGGATGCCATTTGAGGAAATTCTTGATTCTAAACATACTGGTATTACTTTAGATTATTTTAAAATTTTTGAGAAAAAAATTGGAATTCCTTTAAAACTTGTTCCAACTTCAAGTTGGCCAGAATCCTTATTTTATGTTGAAAATAGAAAATGTGATATTATCTCTCTTTTAGCTGAAACTCCTAAGAGAAAAGAATTTTTAGATTTTACAAATAGCTATATTCAATCTCCTTTAGTAATTGTTACAAGAAATGATGAGTTATTTATCTCAGAAATACCAGATATTTCCAATCTTAAAAATAAACAAATAGGTATTGTAAAAGATTATGCTTATATTGATATTTTGAAAAAAAAATATCCAAATATTAATATTTATGAAGTGAAAAATGTTGAAGATGGTTTAAATAAAGTTAAAAATAAAGAGTTATATGGATTTATTGATACTTTAACAACAGTCTCATATGTAATACAAAATAAATTTATTTCTCAATTAAAAATCAGTGGTAAAATTGACGAAAATTGGAATTTGGGAATAGGAACAAGAAATGATGAACCTTTATTACATAATATTTTTAACAAAGCTATAAATACATTAACATTTGAAGATAAGCAGTTGATTTTTAACAAATGGATTCCTATTAATATTGGGAATTTTACAGATTATAAAGTCATAGCACTTTGGGTTTTGGGAACAATATTTATATTTGGAATAATTCTTTATGTGTTTATTAGTGCAAATATGAAATTAAATAAAGAGATAAAAAAAAGAGAAGAAATAGAAAAAAGATTACTAAGTTTTAATAAATTAATTGATGATCATATAATTTCATCTTCAACTGATTTAAAAGGTTATATAACTGATGTCTCAAATGCCTTTTGTAAAATTAGTAAATATTCAAGGGAAGAGTTAATTGGAAAAAATCAAAATATTGTAAGACATCCTGATATGAAAAGTGAAGTATATAAAGATTTATGGAAAACAATAGGTGAAAATAAAATATGGGATGGAGAGTTAAAAGATAAAGCTAAAGATGGAAGTGCATATTGGATATATACTACAATTAGCCCAAAATATGATGAGTTTAACAATAAAATAGGATATATTTCTATTAAACAAGATATTACAGATAAAAAAATTATTGAAGAAATATCTATTAAAGATGGTTTAACAAATATTTATAATCAACGATATTTTAGTGATTTTTCGTTGAAATTTTTAAATAGCTCAAAAAGAAATAAACAACATATATCTTTTGTAATATTAGATATAGATTATTTTAAACAATATAATGACACTTATGGGCATCAAGAAGGTGATAATGCATTACGAAAAGTAGCTAATACACTAAAAGAGTTTAGTTTAAGATCAGATGATTATTGTTTTAGATTGGGTGGTGAAGAGTTTGGAATACTTTTTAAATCAGAAAATAAAGATAGAGCTTTACATTTTGTTTTTATGATTCTAAAAAGTATTGAAAAGTTAGAAATAGAACATAAAAATAGTAAAGTAAGCCAATATATTACAGTTTCTATGGGATTATATAGTGATTATGCAAATAATATTATTGATGTAGATGATATGTATAGAAAAGCAGATAAATTACTTTATAGTGCAAAAGAATCAGGAAGAAATAGGGTTGTTAGTAATTAA
- a CDS encoding aldo/keto reductase family protein, producing MNTFLSNENIKRPNMIYGTAWKKENTTDLVFQALKEGFKGIDTACQPKHYREDLVGLGLLKAYEIGIKREDIFLQTKFTPIDGQDKSNMPYLESDEIEVQVEKSFETSKKNLKANFIDAYILHSPVYPGSKLQRVWQKMEEFYDKKEVGVLGISNCYDLDVLVYLYNNAKVKPSIVQNRFYAQSGYDKEIRAFCNENSITYESFWSLTANPHILNSEILKELAIKYDREVTQIFYRFLNHINIIPLNGTTSTKHMIDDLKIMEFELLDDEIKQITILIN from the coding sequence ATGAATACTTTTTTATCAAATGAAAATATAAAAAGACCAAATATGATTTATGGTACAGCTTGGAAAAAAGAAAATACTACAGATTTAGTTTTTCAAGCTTTAAAAGAAGGTTTTAAAGGTATCGACACGGCTTGTCAACCAAAACATTATAGGGAAGATTTAGTTGGACTTGGACTTCTTAAAGCTTATGAGATTGGAATAAAAAGAGAAGATATTTTTCTTCAAACAAAATTCACACCAATTGATGGGCAAGACAAAAGTAATATGCCTTATTTAGAAAGCGATGAAATAGAAGTTCAAGTGGAAAAATCTTTTGAAACTTCAAAAAAGAATCTAAAAGCAAATTTTATAGATGCGTATATCTTACATTCACCTGTATATCCTGGAAGTAAACTTCAAAGAGTTTGGCAAAAAATGGAAGAGTTTTATGATAAAAAAGAAGTAGGGGTTTTGGGAATTAGTAATTGTTATGATTTAGATGTGTTAGTTTATTTGTACAACAATGCAAAAGTAAAACCAAGTATCGTTCAAAATAGATTTTATGCCCAAAGTGGTTATGACAAAGAAATAAGAGCTTTTTGTAATGAAAATAGTATTACTTATGAGAGTTTTTGGTCATTAACTGCAAATCCACATATTTTGAATAGTGAGATTTTAAAAGAATTAGCGATAAAGTATGATAGGGAAGTTACTCAAATATTTTATAGATTTTTAAATCATATAAATATAATTCCATTAAATGGAACAACATCAACAAAACATATGATTGATGATTTAAAAATAATGGAATTTGAACTTTTAGATGATGAAATAAAACAAATTACTATTTTAATAAACTAA
- a CDS encoding NAD(P)H-dependent oxidoreductase, which translates to MKKVLINLVHPNIDESRVNKFLSQTAEKEENITINNLYAKYPDFKIDVQKEQELLLQNDVIIFQFPMYWLSSPALLKEWLDVVFTYNFAYGENYKLEGKKFVIAVSTGSGTAQYSSTGSNKHSVEEFLTPFVGTANYIKMDYQNPFVTYETFVISDEKLEESAKNYVEYIKNISK; encoded by the coding sequence ATGAAGAAAGTATTAATCAACCTAGTTCATCCAAATATAGATGAGTCAAGAGTAAATAAATTTTTAAGTCAAACAGCTGAAAAAGAAGAGAATATAACAATAAACAATTTATATGCAAAATATCCAGATTTTAAAATAGATGTACAAAAAGAACAAGAATTACTTTTACAAAATGATGTAATTATTTTCCAATTTCCAATGTATTGGTTAAGTTCTCCAGCACTTTTAAAAGAGTGGTTAGATGTAGTTTTTACTTATAATTTTGCTTATGGAGAAAACTACAAACTTGAAGGTAAAAAGTTTGTTATTGCTGTAAGTACAGGAAGTGGAACAGCACAATATAGCTCAACAGGAAGTAATAAACACTCAGTTGAAGAGTTTTTAACTCCTTTTGTTGGAACTGCAAATTATATAAAAATGGATTATCAAAATCCTTTTGTAACTTATGAAACATTTGTTATTAGTGATGAAAAACTTGAAGAATCTGCAAAGAATTATGTTGAGTATATAAAAAACATTTCAAAATAA
- a CDS encoding DMT family transporter, translating to MSETIKAHLYILLATALIASSFLVSGKLSGIIDPISITMYRFFIAALVLMPIFIKQEYRKRISSTFGRGMIISLFYSLYFIGMFKALESTTVLNTSTLYTLVPLMTAILCIFFFKEKISLTQLFIYFIAMLGTTIVIFKANIELFLNFSLNQGDIIFLLGSISMALYSIFLKFLYKKDDILLVLVFCTLVGGCIWMFLTMQVLDIPLEWEKIDGNLFYLMLYISIVTTVFTLFLYQKGSIVLGSKKLMAYVYLSPAMVAILSFIFDKQSISFGIFVGIIISTFATIVLLKQK from the coding sequence TTGAGTGAAACAATAAAAGCCCATTTATATATTTTATTAGCAACCGCATTGATTGCAAGTTCCTTTCTTGTTTCAGGGAAACTTTCAGGAATTATTGATCCTATCTCCATTACTATGTACAGATTTTTTATAGCGGCTCTTGTTTTAATGCCAATATTTATAAAACAAGAATACAGAAAAAGAATCTCTTCAACTTTTGGAAGAGGAATGATAATAAGTCTTTTTTACTCTTTGTATTTTATAGGAATGTTTAAGGCTTTAGAAAGTACAACTGTTTTAAATACAAGTACTTTATATACTTTAGTGCCATTAATGACGGCCATTTTATGTATTTTTTTCTTTAAAGAGAAGATTAGTTTAACTCAGCTTTTTATTTATTTTATTGCAATGTTGGGTACTACGATTGTTATTTTTAAAGCAAATATTGAATTATTTTTAAATTTTTCATTAAATCAAGGAGATATTATCTTTTTATTAGGCTCGATTTCCATGGCTTTATATTCTATATTCTTGAAATTTTTATATAAAAAAGATGACATTTTATTAGTATTGGTTTTTTGTACACTTGTTGGTGGATGTATTTGGATGTTTTTAACTATGCAAGTTTTAGATATTCCTTTAGAATGGGAAAAAATTGACGGAAATTTATTTTATTTGATGTTATATATCTCTATTGTTACAACTGTTTTTACTTTGTTTTTATATCAAAAAGGTTCGATAGTTTTGGGTTCTAAAAAACTTATGGCTTATGTTTATCTAAGTCCTGCAATGGTTGCTATATTGTCTTTTATTTTTGATAAACAAAGTATATCTTTTGGTATTTTTGTAGGAATTATAATTTCAACATTTGCTACAATAGTTTTGTTAAAACAAAAATAA
- a CDS encoding SLC13 family permease produces MIKNILFFLIPLIIYITLANFIIDEKNVILITLLITVIIFWATSIIPAYQTSLIFLFTCLIFSLSSKDIIFSGFSSSAFWLVFAGMLIASAIKNVNLSERFSSLFTNIKNPSYLNILISINIFSLLFSFIMPSSLGRIILLLPIAAIIAKNFGFKQNDNGYIGIMLAFIFSTVIPAFTILPANVPNMILSGLTFEIYGFELLYSHYLVVNFFVLGFIKNIIIIAMIYFMYNDTIKPSVLKSEKNLLSKDEKIVIFTTLMMLLFWTTDFIHGISSSVIAIVGVLFLANPVINIIKNKDINSIDFSSLLLIASIISLGNIVATNDYIKDILTKTIDLFEPTSYEILNQIIISLFMSFTGIFITQPSIPAIFTPMAEHISLISNFSLNEVIMMEVTAFSTVFIPFQSTPILIGLALANIKQITAIKFLLILAIITIIFLFPLQYFWMQLVKNII; encoded by the coding sequence TTGATTAAAAATATTCTATTCTTTCTTATTCCTTTAATCATTTATATTACTTTAGCAAATTTTATAATAGATGAAAAAAATGTAATTTTAATAACCTTACTTATAACAGTTATTATTTTTTGGGCAACTTCAATAATACCTGCTTATCAAACATCACTAATTTTTTTATTTACATGTTTGATATTTTCATTGAGTAGCAAAGATATAATTTTTTCAGGATTTTCATCTTCTGCTTTTTGGCTTGTATTTGCAGGAATGTTAATAGCAAGTGCGATAAAAAATGTGAATTTAAGTGAAAGATTTTCCAGTTTATTTACAAATATAAAAAATCCTAGTTATTTAAATATTTTGATTTCTATAAATATTTTTTCTTTGTTATTTAGTTTTATTATGCCCTCAAGTTTAGGAAGAATAATACTTTTACTTCCAATTGCAGCTATCATTGCCAAAAATTTTGGTTTTAAACAAAATGATAATGGTTATATTGGAATAATGTTAGCATTTATTTTTTCAACGGTAATTCCAGCATTTACAATTTTACCTGCAAATGTTCCAAACATGATATTAAGTGGATTAACTTTTGAAATTTATGGTTTTGAGCTTTTATATTCACACTATTTAGTTGTTAACTTTTTTGTTTTAGGTTTTATAAAAAATATAATTATTATTGCCATGATTTATTTTATGTACAATGATACTATAAAACCCTCAGTATTAAAAAGTGAAAAGAATCTTTTATCAAAGGATGAAAAAATAGTTATATTCACTACATTAATGATGTTACTTTTTTGGACTACAGATTTTATTCATGGTATTTCTTCTAGTGTTATAGCTATTGTTGGTGTTTTATTTTTAGCAAATCCAGTTATAAATATCATAAAAAATAAAGATATAAACAGTATAGATTTTTCTTCTTTACTCTTAATTGCCTCAATTATTAGTCTTGGAAATATTGTTGCAACAAATGATTATATAAAAGATATTCTAACTAAAACTATTGATCTTTTTGAACCTACAAGTTATGAAATATTAAATCAAATAATTATTAGTTTATTTATGTCATTTACTGGTATTTTTATTACTCAACCATCAATTCCCGCAATTTTTACACCAATGGCTGAACATATAAGTTTAATAAGTAATTTTAGTTTAAATGAGGTAATAATGATGGAAGTAACAGCATTTTCTACTGTATTTATACCATTCCAATCTACACCAATATTAATTGGTTTAGCATTGGCAAATATCAAACAAATTACAGCTATTAAATTTTTATTGATACTTGCAATTATTACTATAATTTTTTTATTTCCATTACAATATTTTTGGATGCAACTTGTAAAAAATATAATTTAA
- a CDS encoding REP-associated tyrosine transposase, producing MGRSRYKIYEPTYPHFITCTILHWIPIFTRTETTNIIFDSLKFLQKEDNLKIYAYVILENHLHMIVSSDDVSKTIKKFKSFTSKEILKYLQIKNVKTILEQLAFYKKAHKTQTTYQLWQEGFQPKLIKDERMMIETINYIHQNPVERGYVDVAKHWRYSSARDYEDIKGLIEIERLF from the coding sequence ATGGGCAGAAGTAGATATAAAATATATGAACCAACATATCCGCATTTTATAACTTGTACTATTTTACATTGGATACCAATATTTACAAGAACTGAAACAACCAATATTATATTTGATAGTTTAAAATTTCTGCAAAAAGAAGATAATCTAAAAATATACGCTTATGTAATCCTTGAAAATCATCTTCATATGATTGTGTCAAGTGATGATGTTTCAAAAACAATTAAAAAATTCAAATCCTTTACTTCAAAAGAGATACTAAAATATCTTCAAATTAAAAATGTAAAAACTATACTAGAACAATTGGCTTTTTATAAAAAAGCACACAAAACACAAACTACTTATCAACTTTGGCAAGAAGGATTTCAACCAAAACTTATAAAAGATGAAAGAATGATGATAGAAACTATAAACTATATTCATCAAAATCCAGTAGAAAGAGGATATGTTGATGTTGCAAAACATTGGAGATATTCAAGTGCAAGGGATTATGAAGATATAAAAGGTTTGATAGAGATTGAGAGATTGTTTTAG
- a CDS encoding Crp/Fnr family transcriptional regulator codes for MKELYYEQFRNVCKQYYDFDDENFEKLKNITFLKEVKKGEILLDNYSKAKYIYFICKGILRTYYLGENGEIYTKNLFSENYFSASKVSLLTKEDSYLNIEALEDCTLIYIDFEKYKELIDKYNEFKTFYINYLEKNWVIIKEKNEISLILDDATIRYENFIKNNPNIENRIAKHHIANHLGITPTQLSRIRKKLNK; via the coding sequence ATGAAAGAGTTGTATTATGAACAGTTTAGAAATGTATGTAAACAATATTATGATTTTGATGATGAAAATTTTGAAAAGTTAAAAAATATAACTTTTTTAAAAGAGGTAAAAAAAGGTGAGATTTTACTTGATAATTATTCAAAAGCAAAATATATCTATTTTATTTGTAAAGGGATTTTACGAACTTATTATTTAGGTGAGAATGGTGAGATTTATACTAAAAATCTTTTTAGTGAGAATTATTTTTCAGCTTCAAAGGTTTCCCTTCTTACAAAAGAAGATTCATATCTAAATATCGAAGCTTTGGAGGATTGTACGCTTATTTATATAGATTTTGAAAAGTATAAAGAGTTGATAGATAAATATAATGAATTTAAAACTTTTTATATAAATTATCTAGAAAAAAACTGGGTAATAATAAAAGAAAAAAATGAAATTTCCCTAATCCTTGATGATGCAACAATAAGATATGAGAATTTTATAAAAAATAATCCAAATATCGAAAATAGAATAGCCAAGCATCATATTGCAAATCATTTAGGCATAACTCCAACTCAATTAAGCCGAATTAGAAAAAAGTTAAATAAATAA